A genome region from Paradevosia shaoguanensis includes the following:
- a CDS encoding ABC transporter permease: MKPRGRLWAWVIFALGAAYFLVPLLATFEFSLRIRREGYTFDAYINVFSDGRFQATFLYSLFVGLAAILVGIFIVVPAAYLVRLRLPALRPIIEFVTLLPLIIPAIILVFGYIKLYNSSSWLPLTSSGLGTDILLTFGYVALALPYMYRAVDTGLRTIDVQTLTEAANILGANQWTIITRVIFPNIIVAVLSGAFLTLAIVMGEFTIASLLNRPAFGPYLQNVGANRAFEPAALAIISFVFTWGAMGMIQLLARFAPKTAARTD; this comes from the coding sequence ATGAAGCCGCGCGGCAGACTTTGGGCCTGGGTGATCTTCGCCCTGGGCGCCGCCTATTTCCTCGTGCCGCTGCTGGCGACCTTCGAGTTCTCGCTGCGCATACGCCGCGAGGGCTACACGTTCGACGCCTATATCAACGTCTTCTCGGACGGCCGCTTCCAGGCGACATTCCTCTATTCGCTCTTCGTCGGTCTGGCTGCGATCCTGGTCGGCATCTTCATCGTCGTGCCCGCCGCTTATCTCGTCCGCCTGCGGCTGCCGGCGCTGCGCCCGATCATCGAGTTCGTCACGCTCCTGCCGCTCATCATCCCGGCGATCATTCTCGTCTTCGGCTATATCAAGCTCTACAATTCATCGAGCTGGCTGCCGCTGACCAGCAGCGGCCTTGGCACCGATATCCTCCTGACCTTCGGCTATGTGGCGTTGGCGCTGCCCTATATGTATCGCGCCGTCGATACGGGCCTGCGCACCATCGACGTGCAGACGCTGACCGAAGCCGCCAATATCCTCGGCGCCAACCAGTGGACGATCATTACGCGGGTGATCTTCCCCAACATCATCGTGGCGGTGCTCTCCGGCGCCTTCCTGACGCTCGCCATCGTCATGGGCGAGTTCACCATTGCCAGCCTCCTCAACCGCCCGGCCTTCGGCCCCTACCTGCAGAACGTGGGCGCCAACCGCGCCTTCGAGCCGGCGGCCCTGGCGATCATCTCCTTCGTTTTCACCTGGGGCGCGATGGGCATGATCCAGCTGCTCGCCCGCTTTGCCCCCAAGACAGCCGCCAGGACCGATTGA
- a CDS encoding ABC transporter permease → MRLTELLGVVPFLLFAVMFLFAPTLFLVGAAFVDDAGNFTFQNIIDLGTPQIIASFWISIRVSAASAALGALIGLIIALALIRGRLPEGIRSAVLTFSGVASNFAGIPLAFAFLATLGRLGLVTIVLKLVGIDIYRAGFNILSFWGLTITYLYFQIPLMILIIAPAIDGLKKEWGEAAATLGATPWQFWRYVGLPVLWPNLLGTLSLLFANAFGAIATAYALTGSSLNIVPILLYAQIRGDVLHNPGLGAALALGMIVVTAVANVLYLVVRTRAERWLK, encoded by the coding sequence ATGCGGCTGACCGAACTGCTCGGGGTCGTGCCTTTCCTGCTTTTCGCAGTGATGTTCCTTTTCGCGCCGACCCTGTTCCTCGTCGGCGCCGCCTTCGTCGATGACGCCGGCAACTTCACCTTCCAGAACATAATCGATCTGGGCACGCCCCAGATCATTGCCTCGTTCTGGATATCGATCCGCGTCTCCGCTGCTTCGGCCGCGCTCGGCGCCCTCATCGGCCTTATCATCGCCCTGGCGCTGATCCGCGGACGCCTGCCCGAAGGTATTCGCTCGGCGGTGCTGACCTTCTCGGGCGTCGCCTCCAACTTCGCCGGCATCCCGCTGGCTTTCGCCTTCCTCGCCACACTCGGGCGACTCGGCCTTGTCACCATCGTGCTCAAGCTGGTGGGCATCGATATCTATCGGGCGGGCTTCAATATCCTCAGTTTCTGGGGCCTCACCATCACCTATCTCTACTTCCAGATCCCGCTGATGATCCTCATCATCGCTCCGGCAATCGATGGGCTGAAGAAGGAATGGGGTGAGGCAGCCGCAACCCTTGGCGCCACGCCCTGGCAGTTCTGGCGCTATGTCGGCCTGCCGGTGCTCTGGCCCAACCTCCTCGGCACACTCTCGCTGCTCTTCGCCAATGCCTTCGGCGCCATCGCCACAGCCTATGCGCTGACCGGCTCCTCACTCAACATCGTGCCGATCCTGCTCTATGCGCAGATCCGTGGCGACGTGCTGCACAATCCCGGCCTCGGTGCGGCGCTGGCGCTCGGCATGATCGTGGTGACGGCTGTGGCTAACGTCCTTTATCTCGTGGTGCGGACGCGTGCCGAAAGGTGGCTCAAATGA
- a CDS encoding ABC transporter substrate-binding protein, with protein MTFQKACVVSVSVVALIASAAPSFAQTDLNALYEAAKGEGQLTVIALPHDWCGYGAVIDGFKAKYPGITVNELNPDAGSADEIEAIKANKDNKGEGAPDVIDVGLPFGPSAKADGLIQPYKVSTWDSIPADAKDADGYWYGDYYGVMAFLVNSDLVAKAPTSWAELTGADYANQVALAGDPRASAQAIQSVYAAGLANGAKTAEDAANLGLKFFGDVQSKGNFVPVIGKAASLAQGTTPIVIAWDYNALAWRDGFAGNPKAEVIVPSDAVLAGVYVQAISAFAPHPNAAKLWMEYLYSDEGQLGWLKGYCHPIRFNDLAQNGKVPQELLAALPPAEAYAKAVFPTVDDQNAAKAIITKDWDSVVGANVQ; from the coding sequence ATGACTTTCCAGAAAGCGTGTGTCGTGTCGGTATCGGTCGTAGCGCTCATCGCTTCGGCTGCCCCGTCATTCGCTCAGACCGACCTCAATGCGCTTTACGAAGCTGCAAAGGGTGAAGGCCAGCTCACCGTCATCGCCCTGCCGCACGACTGGTGCGGTTATGGCGCCGTCATCGATGGTTTCAAGGCCAAGTACCCCGGTATCACCGTCAACGAGCTGAACCCCGACGCCGGTTCGGCCGACGAAATCGAAGCCATCAAGGCAAACAAGGACAACAAGGGCGAAGGCGCTCCGGACGTGATCGACGTCGGCCTGCCGTTCGGCCCCTCGGCCAAGGCCGACGGCCTGATCCAGCCCTACAAGGTTTCGACCTGGGACTCGATCCCGGCTGACGCCAAGGACGCCGACGGCTACTGGTACGGCGACTATTACGGCGTGATGGCCTTCCTCGTGAACAGCGACCTCGTCGCCAAGGCCCCGACCTCGTGGGCCGAGCTCACCGGTGCCGACTACGCCAACCAGGTTGCCCTCGCCGGCGATCCGCGCGCTTCCGCCCAGGCCATCCAGAGCGTCTACGCCGCCGGCCTCGCCAATGGCGCCAAGACCGCTGAAGACGCCGCCAATCTCGGCCTCAAGTTCTTCGGCGACGTGCAGAGCAAGGGCAATTTCGTGCCCGTGATCGGCAAGGCCGCTTCGCTCGCCCAGGGCACCACCCCGATCGTGATCGCCTGGGACTACAACGCCCTCGCCTGGCGCGATGGCTTTGCCGGTAATCCCAAGGCCGAAGTGATCGTGCCGTCCGATGCCGTGCTCGCCGGTGTCTACGTCCAGGCCATCTCGGCCTTCGCACCGCACCCCAATGCCGCCAAGCTCTGGATGGAATACCTCTATTCGGACGAAGGTCAGCTCGGCTGGCTCAAGGGCTATTGCCACCCGATCCGCTTCAACGACCTGGCCCAGAACGGCAAGGTCCCGCAGGAGCTGCTCGCCGCGCTTCCGCCGGCCGAAGCCTATGCCAAGGCCGTGTTCCCGACCGTGGACGACCAGAACGCCGCCAAGGCGATCATCACCAAGGATTGGGATTCTGTCGTAGGGGCCAATGTCCAGTAA
- a CDS encoding ThuA domain-containing protein: MPIRTLVWGENVHEQKNQVVADNYPNGMHNAIAKLLSSDANITTSTATLQEPEHGLTEDKLANTDVLIWWGHAAHGEVKDEIVERVAKRVWEGMGLIVLHSGHFSKIFKRLMGSPCALSWREAGERERLWVVNPGHPIAKGLPQYFELENEEMYGEPFSVPEPLETVFVSWFQGGEVFRSGITYRRGAGNIFYFRPGHETYPTYHDATVGQVLRNAVNWAYNPNRFEWITDAPNRPVEEAIEKIEERGPKLHHGRGRQEGMR; this comes from the coding sequence ATGCCGATCCGCACGCTCGTTTGGGGCGAGAACGTCCACGAACAGAAAAACCAGGTTGTCGCGGACAACTATCCGAATGGAATGCACAACGCGATCGCCAAGCTGCTTTCGTCCGATGCCAACATCACCACGTCGACCGCCACGCTCCAGGAGCCCGAGCATGGGCTGACCGAGGACAAGCTGGCCAATACCGACGTCCTCATCTGGTGGGGCCACGCCGCCCATGGCGAGGTCAAGGACGAGATCGTCGAGCGCGTCGCCAAGCGCGTCTGGGAAGGCATGGGCTTGATTGTCCTGCATTCCGGGCACTTCTCGAAGATCTTCAAGCGCCTGATGGGGTCGCCCTGTGCGCTTTCCTGGCGCGAGGCCGGCGAGCGCGAGCGGCTGTGGGTCGTCAATCCCGGCCACCCGATCGCCAAGGGCCTGCCGCAATATTTCGAGCTCGAAAACGAAGAGATGTATGGCGAGCCGTTCTCGGTTCCCGAGCCGCTGGAGACGGTGTTCGTTTCCTGGTTCCAGGGTGGCGAAGTCTTCCGCTCGGGCATCACCTATCGTCGCGGCGCCGGCAATATCTTCTATTTCCGTCCCGGTCACGAGACCTATCCGACCTATCACGATGCGACGGTCGGCCAGGTGCTGCGCAATGCGGTAAACTGGGCCTACAACCCAAACCGCTTTGAGTGGATCACGGACGCTCCGAACCGCCCGGTAGAGGAGGCGATCGAGAAGATCGAGGAGCGCGGTCCCAAGCTCCATCACGGTCGCGGCCGCCAGGAGGGCATGCGCTAA
- a CDS encoding Gfo/Idh/MocA family protein, whose product MRLLILGTGGMANQHAKHFAAIDGVTLVGGVDVDPKRVEAFNAAHNIPNAFPSLDAALAWGEFDAVANVTPDAIHHPTSMAAIAAGKHVFCEKPLATDYAKAMEMTEAAEKAGVVNMVNLTYRNVAQLQRARQIVQSGEIGKVKHVEASYLQSWLVSKAWGDWRTESQWLWRLSKKHGSNGTLGDIGIHILDFAVYGAGSDIDHVFCRLKTFDKAPGNKIGEYDLDANDSFAMTLELENGALGVVHATRWATGHFNELRLRVYGEKGGVEVQHRHDWSKLLVCSGEDAETGVWKEVEVEPVETNYQRFAKAVKQGKTMEPSFRHAANIQKVLDTAVITEQDRHEHSV is encoded by the coding sequence ATGCGTCTTCTCATTCTCGGCACCGGCGGCATGGCCAACCAGCATGCCAAGCACTTTGCCGCCATCGACGGCGTCACCCTGGTGGGTGGCGTCGACGTCGATCCCAAGCGCGTCGAGGCATTCAATGCCGCTCACAACATCCCCAATGCCTTCCCGTCGCTCGATGCGGCGCTGGCCTGGGGCGAGTTCGATGCGGTGGCCAACGTGACGCCTGACGCGATCCACCATCCCACCTCAATGGCGGCGATTGCGGCAGGCAAGCACGTCTTCTGCGAAAAGCCGCTGGCAACCGACTATGCCAAGGCCATGGAAATGACCGAAGCGGCCGAGAAGGCCGGCGTGGTCAACATGGTCAACCTCACCTATCGCAACGTCGCGCAATTGCAGCGCGCGCGGCAGATCGTGCAGTCGGGCGAGATCGGCAAGGTCAAGCACGTCGAGGCAAGCTACCTGCAGAGCTGGCTGGTCTCGAAGGCCTGGGGCGACTGGCGCACTGAAAGCCAGTGGTTGTGGCGTCTCTCCAAGAAGCATGGCTCGAACGGCACGCTGGGCGATATCGGCATCCACATCCTCGACTTCGCCGTCTACGGTGCGGGCAGCGATATCGATCACGTCTTCTGCCGCCTCAAGACCTTCGACAAGGCGCCGGGCAACAAGATCGGGGAATACGATCTCGACGCCAATGACAGCTTCGCCATGACGCTCGAACTCGAGAATGGCGCGCTGGGCGTGGTGCATGCGACGCGCTGGGCGACCGGCCATTTCAACGAGCTGCGCCTGCGCGTCTATGGCGAAAAGGGTGGCGTCGAAGTGCAGCACCGGCACGACTGGAGCAAGCTCCTTGTCTGCTCGGGTGAGGATGCCGAGACGGGGGTGTGGAAGGAAGTCGAAGTCGAGCCGGTAGAGACCAATTACCAGCGCTTCGCCAAGGCGGTGAAGCAGGGCAAGACCATGGAGCCCAGCTTCCGCCACGCGGCGAACATCCAGAAGGTGCTCGACACCGCGGTCATCACCGAACAGGACCGGCACGAACACAGCGTGTGA
- a CDS encoding GlsB/YeaQ/YmgE family stress response membrane protein: MGIIWAIIIGFIAGIIAKLLTGGGTEPRGFILTTVLGIVGGVVGTWLGQVVGLYGPGESGGFIAAIVGAIVILLIWRAFVRSTAR; this comes from the coding sequence ATGGGAATTATCTGGGCCATCATCATCGGCTTCATTGCAGGCATCATTGCCAAGCTTCTGACTGGCGGCGGCACGGAGCCGCGGGGCTTCATCCTCACCACGGTGCTGGGCATTGTCGGCGGCGTGGTCGGCACGTGGCTGGGACAGGTCGTCGGGCTTTACGGGCCCGGTGAAAGCGGCGGGTTCATCGCCGCTATCGTCGGTGCCATTGTGATCCTGCTGATCTGGCGCGCCTTCGTGCGCAGTACGGCACGCTGA
- a CDS encoding SRPBCC family protein — protein sequence MDLKFNVAGRIARPVNDVFEAVANPDHLSHFFTTGGAKGRLETGATVTWDFSDFPGAFPVHVVEVVPNRKIVLHWGSADDAPEGETAATHDNTVTMTFEPLDDGRTLVQITEEGWKETPKGLKASYGNCEGWTGMLCAMKVWLEHGINLREGFYK from the coding sequence ATGGATCTGAAATTCAACGTGGCCGGCCGCATCGCCAGGCCGGTGAACGACGTCTTCGAGGCGGTGGCCAATCCCGACCACCTCTCGCACTTCTTCACGACCGGCGGCGCCAAGGGGCGGCTGGAGACCGGCGCAACCGTCACGTGGGACTTCTCCGACTTCCCCGGCGCGTTTCCCGTTCACGTGGTCGAGGTCGTGCCGAACAGGAAGATCGTGCTGCACTGGGGCTCAGCCGATGACGCCCCGGAGGGCGAAACCGCTGCCACGCACGACAACACCGTGACCATGACCTTCGAGCCGCTCGATGACGGGCGTACGCTGGTGCAGATCACGGAAGAAGGCTGGAAGGAAACGCCGAAGGGCCTCAAGGCTTCCTACGGCAATTGCGAAGGCTGGACCGGCATGCTCTGCGCCATGAAGGTGTGGCTTGAGCACGGCATCAACCTGCGGGAAGGCTTCTACAAATAG
- a CDS encoding ArsR/SmtB family transcription factor gives MSNDAENDRIFKALSNFRRRNILDALKDHPQTTGALCDAFPDLDRCTVMQHLNVLEEADLIIVKREGRERWNYLNPMPIKEIFDRWIGQYAGPTVDRLSRLKGQLEG, from the coding sequence ATGTCAAATGACGCAGAAAATGACAGGATTTTCAAGGCGCTGAGCAACTTCCGGCGGCGAAATATCCTCGACGCGCTCAAGGACCATCCGCAGACGACGGGGGCGCTTTGCGACGCCTTCCCCGATCTCGACCGATGCACGGTGATGCAGCATCTCAACGTGCTGGAGGAGGCCGATCTCATCATCGTCAAACGCGAGGGGCGGGAGCGCTGGAACTATCTCAACCCCATGCCGATCAAAGAGATTTTCGATCGGTGGATCGGACAATATGCGGGGCCGACAGTCGACCGACTGTCGCGGCTCAAGGGGCAGCTCGAAGGGTAG
- a CDS encoding ThuA domain-containing protein → MRTALIVYGGWEGHDPEECAALYRRWLHEDGFSVRVETETKAFADPAIHDLSLIIPIYTMSRIAKDEVENLTKAVEGGVGLAGHHGGMSDAFRDAVEYQFMVGGQWVAHPGNIIDFTVDITRSDDPIMAGIKTPMAYRSEQYYMHVDPSNEVLATTTFSGEHAWWIKDVVMPVVWKRHHGKGRVFHSTLGHSVKEFTDFPDMATIVRRGVNWAAREE, encoded by the coding sequence ATGCGCACTGCTTTGATTGTTTATGGCGGCTGGGAGGGTCACGATCCGGAGGAATGTGCAGCGCTCTACCGTCGCTGGCTGCACGAGGATGGGTTCAGCGTCCGCGTCGAGACCGAGACCAAGGCCTTTGCCGACCCGGCCATTCACGACCTTTCGCTCATCATTCCGATCTACACCATGTCGCGGATCGCCAAGGACGAAGTCGAGAACCTCACCAAGGCCGTCGAGGGCGGCGTCGGGCTTGCCGGCCACCATGGCGGCATGAGCGATGCCTTCCGCGATGCGGTCGAATACCAGTTCATGGTCGGCGGCCAGTGGGTCGCCCATCCGGGCAACATCATCGACTTCACGGTCGACATCACGCGCTCCGACGACCCGATCATGGCCGGCATCAAGACGCCGATGGCCTATCGCAGCGAGCAATATTACATGCATGTCGATCCTTCCAACGAGGTGCTGGCGACGACCACGTTCAGTGGCGAGCATGCCTGGTGGATCAAGGATGTCGTCATGCCGGTGGTGTGGAAGCGTCACCATGGCAAGGGCAGGGTGTTCCACTCGACGCTGGGCCATTCGGTCAAGGAATTCACCGACTTCCCGGATATGGCGACCATCGTCCGCCGCGGCGTCAACTGGGCGGCGCGCGAGGAGTGA
- a CDS encoding cytochrome b/b6 domain-containing protein: MAVETADTESRAPSAGKGPLVYRQPLLTRITHWTWALALFFMLLSGLQIFNAHPALYVGQESGFEYDNSVLAMYAANSDNGPIGQTRVFGQTLNTTGLFGMSGPADQPQFRGFPSWATIPSYQDLATGRVVHFFFGWVLVAALFLWFLSSLVNGHIRRDVLPGPEDIKALPGEVADHARLRFRHGRRYNALQKLSYSVVFFILLPLIIATGLTMSPGMDAAFPWLLDLFGGRQTARTIHFSMMVLLVLFFVVHIIMVFAAGPINELRSMITGWYRTSPDTPRQQGDRP, from the coding sequence ATGGCTGTAGAAACCGCCGACACCGAGAGCCGGGCGCCATCAGCCGGGAAAGGCCCGCTGGTCTATCGCCAGCCGCTGCTGACCCGGATCACGCACTGGACCTGGGCGCTGGCGCTGTTTTTCATGCTGCTCTCGGGGCTGCAGATTTTCAACGCGCATCCGGCGCTCTATGTCGGCCAGGAATCCGGCTTTGAATACGATAATTCGGTGCTGGCCATGTATGCGGCCAACTCGGATAACGGGCCGATAGGGCAGACGCGCGTCTTCGGGCAGACGCTCAATACGACGGGGCTCTTCGGCATGAGCGGGCCGGCCGATCAGCCGCAGTTCCGCGGTTTTCCGAGTTGGGCGACCATTCCCTCCTACCAGGACCTGGCAACGGGTAGGGTGGTGCACTTCTTTTTCGGCTGGGTGCTGGTGGCGGCACTGTTCCTCTGGTTCCTCTCCAGCCTCGTCAATGGCCATATCCGGCGCGACGTGCTGCCGGGGCCCGAGGATATCAAGGCGCTACCGGGTGAGGTCGCCGATCATGCGCGGCTGCGGTTCAGGCATGGTCGGCGCTACAATGCGTTGCAGAAGCTCAGCTATAGCGTCGTGTTCTTCATTCTCCTCCCGCTCATCATCGCCACCGGACTGACGATGAGCCCGGGAATGGATGCGGCTTTTCCATGGTTGCTCGACCTCTTCGGTGGCCGGCAGACAGCGCGTACCATCCATTTCTCGATGATGGTGCTGCTGGTGCTGTTCTTTGTCGTCCACATCATCATGGTTTTCGCGGCCGGGCCCATCAACGAGCTGCGCTCGATGATCACCGGGTGGTATCGCACCAGCCCCGATACGCCGCGCCAGCAAGGAGACCGGCCATGA
- a CDS encoding molybdopterin-binding protein, translated as MSKLLVSRRRFLGLGAVGASSLVLAGCDQFDFLGDRSNRVRDVLAQANDLTYRVQRALVGNDVLAREYSESEIRQGQRPNGSRDPDTPEYLALKANDFADYRLKITGLVENPASYSLAELRNMPARTQITRHDCVEGWSCIAKWTGTQLGPLLDAAKIKPTARFIVFHCYDNMGTGLTAPELYYESCDLVDGYHPQTILAYGLNGQTLPIANGAPVRVRVERALGYKQPKYVHTIELVDSFSQFGRGKGGYWEDYGYDWYGGI; from the coding sequence ATGAGCAAGCTGCTGGTTTCCCGCCGCCGGTTCCTGGGGCTGGGAGCTGTGGGGGCGTCCTCGCTGGTTCTGGCCGGTTGCGATCAGTTCGATTTCCTCGGTGATCGCAGCAACCGGGTGCGCGACGTGCTCGCACAGGCGAACGATCTCACCTATCGCGTGCAGCGTGCGCTGGTTGGGAACGATGTGCTTGCGCGCGAATATTCGGAAAGCGAAATCCGGCAGGGGCAGCGGCCCAACGGGTCGCGGGACCCCGATACGCCGGAATATCTAGCGCTCAAGGCCAATGACTTCGCCGACTATCGGCTCAAGATCACGGGGCTCGTCGAGAACCCGGCCAGCTATTCGCTCGCCGAGTTGCGCAACATGCCTGCCCGCACCCAGATCACGCGCCATGATTGCGTCGAAGGATGGAGCTGCATCGCCAAATGGACCGGCACGCAACTCGGCCCGTTGCTCGATGCTGCGAAGATCAAGCCGACGGCACGGTTCATCGTCTTCCACTGCTACGACAATATGGGGACGGGGCTTACCGCGCCCGAGCTTTACTACGAGAGCTGCGATCTGGTGGATGGCTATCATCCGCAGACCATTCTCGCCTATGGCCTTAACGGGCAGACGTTGCCCATTGCCAACGGCGCACCGGTACGCGTGCGGGTCGAGCGGGCGCTCGGCTACAAGCAGCCGAAATACGTGCACACGATCGAGCTGGTCGACAGTTTCTCGCAGTTCGGCAGGGGCAAGGGCGGGTATTGGGAGGATTATGGGTACGATTGGTACGGCGGGATTTAA
- a CDS encoding DEAD/DEAH box helicase, translated as MTATFESLGLPGPLLASLAKAGFETPTKIQAEAIPHQLAGKDILGIAQTGSGKTAAFGLPILAALQALPGRPRPMTARAVILVPTRELAVQIDEALRKMAGPSMRLTTVLVLGGVSRYNQVQKLAKGVDICIATPGRMKDLVDDDKIWLSETRWLILDEADRMLDMGFIGPVKEIASKISWKRQTALFSATMAPEISKLAEGLLREPVRVEATPQGTTVAEIEQRVIMAGSKAKRTELNALLADAALERVIVFARTKHGADRVAKNLEIDGFEAAAIHGNKSQNARQAALKGFSSGNVRILVATDIAARGIDVPGITHVINYDLPDDAENYVHRIGRTGRNGASGTAITLCDGTEKGKLREIEKLIRKSLPVSGDLTIVEVDPPKRAKGNNGRKPVRNANAGAPRARKPAHGKTLAGFGDGVAHQEAAPHRSHTAKKPRQDSEAPRQRNGKPAGAKAGKPRWNKNQKDAGRARRAQA; from the coding sequence TTGACAGCAACTTTTGAATCCCTCGGCCTTCCGGGCCCGCTGCTCGCCTCGCTGGCGAAAGCCGGGTTTGAAACCCCGACGAAGATCCAGGCCGAGGCCATTCCCCATCAGCTCGCGGGCAAGGATATCCTTGGCATCGCCCAGACCGGTTCGGGCAAGACCGCCGCGTTCGGCCTGCCGATCCTCGCTGCCCTCCAGGCCCTGCCGGGTCGGCCCCGTCCGATGACGGCGCGCGCCGTCATCCTCGTGCCGACCCGCGAACTCGCGGTGCAGATCGATGAAGCGCTGCGCAAGATGGCCGGCCCTTCCATGCGCCTCACCACCGTGCTCGTTCTCGGTGGCGTCTCCCGCTACAACCAGGTGCAGAAGCTCGCCAAGGGCGTGGATATCTGCATTGCCACGCCCGGCCGCATGAAGGACCTGGTCGATGACGACAAGATCTGGCTCAGCGAGACGCGCTGGCTGATCCTCGACGAGGCCGATCGCATGCTCGACATGGGCTTTATCGGCCCGGTCAAGGAGATTGCCTCCAAGATCAGCTGGAAGCGCCAGACGGCGCTGTTCTCGGCCACCATGGCGCCGGAAATCTCCAAGCTCGCCGAAGGCCTGCTGCGCGAGCCTGTTCGCGTCGAGGCCACACCCCAGGGTACGACCGTTGCCGAGATCGAGCAGCGCGTGATCATGGCCGGCTCCAAGGCCAAGCGTACCGAACTCAACGCCCTCCTCGCCGATGCGGCGCTGGAACGCGTGATCGTTTTCGCACGCACCAAGCATGGTGCCGATCGCGTCGCCAAGAACCTGGAGATCGATGGTTTCGAGGCGGCTGCCATCCATGGCAACAAGAGCCAGAATGCCCGCCAGGCGGCCCTCAAGGGCTTCTCCTCGGGCAATGTGCGTATCCTCGTCGCCACCGATATCGCGGCGCGCGGCATCGATGTGCCGGGTATTACCCACGTCATCAATTATGACCTGCCGGACGATGCCGAGAACTACGTGCACCGTATCGGCCGCACGGGCCGCAATGGCGCCTCGGGTACGGCCATCACGCTTTGCGACGGTACCGAGAAGGGCAAGCTGCGCGAGATCGAGAAGCTGATCCGCAAGTCGTTGCCGGTTTCGGGCGATCTTACCATCGTCGAAGTCGATCCGCCCAAGCGCGCCAAGGGTAATAATGGCCGCAAGCCGGTCCGCAATGCCAATGCCGGCGCGCCGCGTGCGCGCAAGCCCGCGCACGGCAAGACGCTGGCCGGTTTCGGCGATGGCGTTGCGCACCAGGAGGCGGCGCCGCATCGCTCCCACACGGCCAAGAAACCGCGCCAGGACAGCGAAGCCCCCCGCCAGCGCAACGGCAAGCCCGCTGGGGCCAAGGCCGGCAAGCCGCGCTGGAACAAGAACCAGAAAGATGCCGGTCGCGCGCGACGCGCCCAGGCCTGA
- a CDS encoding intradiol ring-cleavage dioxygenase: MPSDDHSPARLSRRGALSLIAVTAAGGTLIPRQAFTQEAGTNADTAGLLPGADVCVITPEVTEGPYYFDPALERQDVTEGRPGVRTQVRLQVVDAQCKPMAGARVDIWHADATGIYSGYANQPGGIDTTGQTFMRGTQMTGENGVAEFTTVYPGWYRGRTTHIHFKVFLDETNALTGQLFFPDALSEFVYLNVAPYSDRKEERDTINSTDGIAAQATRASFAYVKELADAYLVAMIIGVDPNAGSGGASRGMGGPPPPPGGSGGSRSLVPGVKG, translated from the coding sequence ATGCCAAGCGACGATCATTCGCCCGCTCGACTGAGCCGACGCGGCGCCCTCTCCCTTATCGCCGTCACTGCAGCCGGCGGCACGCTCATCCCCCGCCAGGCCTTCACTCAGGAAGCCGGCACCAATGCCGACACCGCCGGCCTGCTGCCGGGCGCCGATGTCTGCGTCATCACGCCCGAAGTCACCGAAGGCCCCTACTATTTCGACCCCGCGCTCGAGCGGCAGGATGTGACCGAGGGCCGTCCCGGCGTCAGAACCCAGGTGCGCCTCCAGGTAGTGGACGCCCAGTGCAAGCCGATGGCCGGCGCGCGCGTGGATATCTGGCACGCAGACGCCACCGGCATCTATTCGGGCTACGCCAACCAGCCCGGTGGCATCGACACGACGGGCCAGACCTTCATGCGCGGCACACAGATGACAGGTGAGAACGGCGTTGCCGAATTCACCACCGTCTATCCCGGCTGGTATCGCGGTCGCACGACGCATATCCACTTCAAGGTGTTTCTTGACGAAACCAACGCGCTTACCGGACAGCTCTTCTTCCCGGATGCGCTGAGCGAATTCGTCTACCTGAACGTCGCGCCCTATTCCGATCGCAAGGAAGAGCGGGATACCATCAACAGCACCGATGGCATTGCCGCGCAGGCGACACGCGCCTCCTTTGCCTATGTCAAGGAACTGGCGGATGCCTATCTCGTCGCCATGATCATCGGCGTCGATCCAAATGCCGGTTCAGGCGGCGCCAGCCGCGGGATGGGCGGCCCACCGCCACCGCCCGGAGGCTCGGGCGGCTCGCGTTCGCTGGTGCCCGGTGTCAAAGGCTAG